The Jiangella alba genome includes the window ATCTGGGAGCGGCGCCGCGTCACCACGGTGTTCGTCACCCACGACATCGAGGAGGCGCTCTACCTCTCCGACCGCATCCTGGTGCTGGCCGGCGGCCGGCTGGCCGAGGACTTCGCCGTCCCGTTCGGCCGCCCGCGCGACCCGGAGCTGCGCATGGGCGCCGAGATCCAGCAGGCCAGGAGCCACCTCTGGGGTTACCTGTGAGGCTGCACCGGCTCGCCGTCAGCGCGCTGGGCTGCCTCGCGCTGGTCGCCGCGTGGGAGATCGGCGCGTACGTGGTCGGCGGGCGCAGCGCCAACCCGGAGATCGTCTGGCCGCACCTGTCCGACGTGCTCGGCGAGGCGCTGCCGGCGCTGGCCGGCGTCGACACCACCGGCGGCCAGCAGCTGACCGGCGTCGCGGACCCCAGCTTGAGCGGCGCGGCCCGGGTGCTCGGTGAGCAAGCCCTGGTCACGACGCTGCGGGTGCTCGGCGGGACCGCGCTGGGCATGGTCGCCGGCGTCGCGCTCGGGTTCCTGCTCGCCACGGCGGGCTGGTTCCGGCGCACGTTCTCGCCGGTGCTGCAGACGCTGCGGCAGGTCCCGCTGTTCGCACTCACCCTGCTCTTCGTCATCTGGTTCGGCGGCACGACCACCGGGATCGTGGTCTTCGTCGCGTTCGGGACCGGGCTGATGATGATGGTCGCGACGCAGGAGGCCATCGCGTCCGTCCCCGCCGTCCACGTCACCTACGCACGCACCCTCGGCGCCACCCGCGCCGACGTGCTGCGCACCGTCGTGGCACCGGCCATCGTCCCGCAGCTGGCGGCGACCACCCTCGTCGTCGTCGGGCTGGCCTGGGCCATGGTCATGGCCGCCGAGTTCCTCGGCACCCAGCAAGGTCTCGGGCGGCTCATCCTCTTCTTCCAGATGTTCCAGCTGACCGACCGGATGGTCGTGGTCGCGGGCGTTCTGACCGTGCTCGCGGTCGCCTCCCAGCTGGTCCTGACGCAGGTTCTCGCCCGGCTCACCCGCTGGGTCCCGCGCGAGAACGGCTGACCCTCCGACAGACAGGAGTTCACCGATGATCTCCAGGCGCACCGCGGCATTCGTCGCGCTCGCCGGGTTGTCGTTCGGCGCCTTGGGCGCGTGCGGCGACGACTCGTCCGGCGACGGCACCACCCCCGCTCTGGACGAGAGCCTGACCAACGTCGGCGTCGGCGCGTGGGACGGCGTCCTCGGCGTCGACCTCACCGACGCCGACCCTGCCGTCCCCGACGTCGAGGTCCGGCTCGCGCAGGCCCCGTTCTGGGACCACAGCACCGAGCAGATCGGCATCGAGCTGGGCTACTTCACCGACGCCGGCATCACCGTGACGCCGCAGCCGTCCGGGACGATCCTCGGGATGGACCAGATCGCGCCGCAGCTGCTGGCCGGGCAGATCGACGTCGGCACGATGGTCCCGCAGATCTGGACGTCCTCGCTGGACCAGGGCGTCACAGCGCGGGTGTTCACGTCGCGCGACATCTTCATGGGGCACGCGTTCCTGGCCGCGCCGGGCACCGGGGCGCGCTCGGCCGCCGACTTCATGGACGACGGCCTGGACTGGGACGACGCCGTCGTCGCCGCGCTGGAGCAGATCGTGGGCCAGACGGTGTACGTCACCGACGAGGCCAGCCCGCGCTCGTTCCGCGAGGTGGCGCTGGAGGCGGCCGGGCTGACCACGGACGACTTCGAGTCCAACGTGCTCGACGACACCACCATGCAGCAGCTGGCCATCAGCGGCCGGGCCGACTTCGTCGCGCCGGCGTCCGGGCCGAACATCGTCGCGCTGATCGCCGAGGGCTGGATCCCGCTGGTCAGCACCAGCGACATCGTCGAGCACGGCAACGCCGAGCAGCTGCTCACCGTCGTCGTCAACACCGGGCTGGCGGCCGAGGTCTCCTGGCTGCAGGCGAACCCGGAGACGGCGCTGCGGCTGGCGTCGGTCGGCTACCGGATCATCGACCTCAAGAAGACCGACCCCGAGGCGGCGGCGGGCATCCAGATCCCGTTCATCAACAGCATCGCCGGCACGTCGTTCACCATGGCCGACGCGGAGACGCTGGACCAGCGGATCGACCCGTTCTACTCGTTCGAGGAGCAGACCGAGTTCTTCCAGGACGAGTCGTCGCCGTTCTACTGGTCCAAGCCGATCGACGCGACGGTCGAGAGCCTGCGCGACGCGGGCCTGCTCACCGGCGAGCACGAGGCGTCCGACGTCTCGTGGGCCGACAGCACCTGGCTGACGCTGGACTCGCTGCGCGAGCAGAGCGGCGAGCTCATCGACGAACTGACGGCGGCGGGCGGCCTCACCGGCCAGGCGGCCGAACAGCTCGCCCGGGCGGAGGAGTTCTTCGCCGCCCGCAACTATCTGGACGCGTACCGCTTCGCCAACGCCGCGAAGCTCAACGCCTGACCCGGGAGCGCGCGGTGTCCATCGTGGTGTCCGTGACGCGGCGGGCCGGCGGCCGGCTGGCCGGCCTGGCCGGTGCGCTGCTGCTGCTCGCGCTGTGGGCGTGGCTGAGCACGAGGACGGTGCCGACACGGCTGCCCGGGCCGGACGCCGTCCTGCGGGTGATGGCCGAGAGCCTGACGTCGTCGCCGGTCATCGCGGCGCAGGGCGGCGGCTCCGGCGGGTTCCTCCCGCACATCTGGGCGACGCTCTGGCACACCGTGGTCGCGGTGGCCGCCGGGGCGCTGCTGGGCTGCGCGCTGGGCTGGGCGCTGGCCACCGTGCAGGGCGTGCGGTGGCTGCTGCAGCCGCCGCTGGAGATCCTGCGGCTGGTGCCCAGCCTGGTCGCGGTGCCGTTCTTCGTGCTGTGGTTCGGCATCGGGCCGGTGCCGCAGTTCGCCCTGATCGTCGGCTACACGGTGCTGGTCATGCAGGTGGCGGCGTACACCGCGGTCCGCGACTTCCCGCCGCACGTCCGCGACTACGCCCGGACCATGGGCGCCGGCCGATGGGCCGTCGCGCGCACCGTCCTGCTGCCCGGCGCGCTGCCCGGCCTGCTGGGCTCAGTGCGGGTGACCCTGCAGCTGGCCTGGGGCCTGGCCGTCGTGGCGGAGCTGCTGGGCGCGCAGGTCGGCGTGGGCCGGGTGATGTCGTCGGCGGCGCGGCTGTTCCGCACCGACTACGTGATGGCCGGGCTGGTCTGGATCTCCGTGATCGCGATGGTCACCGACGCGGTGTTCCGCTGGGCGATCCGGCGCACGACCGCCTGGAGCAGGGACTGACGTTCGGCGGGAGATCCCGCCGAGGAGAAGAGGTAGAGGTGACGATCGACGACGACCGGCGCCGTGGCGTCCTGGCGACCATGATCGCCGCGCGCGCGTTCGAGGACGGGCTCGGCGCCGAGTTCGCGAAGCAGCGCGCCCACGCCAAGGGCGCCTTCGGCGGGCGCAACGGCGCCTTCGAGGACCACAGCCTGGAGTTCCGCATCCCCATCCAGGGCAACATCGAGCTGTCCACCGGGCAGGAGGCGGGGCCGGCCGCGCTGTGCAGCTGGCTCACCGCCGACGACTACGCGGCCGGGACGCACCGGTCGCACTCGCTGGCGGTCGCGAAGGGCGTGGCGTGGCGGCCGATGCTGGCCGAGATCTACGGCCGCGCCACCGGGCTGTGCGGCGGCCGCGGCGGCGACTTCATGCTCAACGACCCGGCGGTGAACTTCGAGAACAGCGCGATCATGGCGCAGCTGACCGCCGTCGCCCTGGGGCACGCGTTCGCGCACCGGCGCGGCGGCACCGGCGGGGTGGCCGCGGCGGTCATCGGCGACGGCGCCAGCAACCAGGGCGTCGTGCACGAGTCGATGAACCTCGCCGCGCTCTGGCGGCTGCCGGTGCTGTTCGTCATCGAGGACAACGGCTACGCCATCAGCACGCCGCGGCGCCGGTCCAGCCCGGTCGGCGACCTCAGCGTCCGGGCCAGCGCCTACGGCATGCCCGGCGCCTCGGTCGACGACTCCGACGTCGACGCGCTGATCGAGACGTTCGGCACGGCGGTGGCCCGGGCCCGCGCCGGCGACGGGCCCAGCCTCGTCGTCGTCCGCACCCACCGGCTGCGCGGCGCGTTCGAGGGCGACAACCAGTCGTACCGTCCGGCCGGCGAGCTCGACGACGAGACCGCGGCGGACGGCCTGCCGGCCTACGCCGCGCGGCTGCTGGCCGCGGGCGTCGTCACCGAGGAGTGGCTGGACGAGACCCGGGCCGCGGCGGCCGCCGCCTTCGACGACGCGCTGCGCTTCGCCGAGTCCTCGCCGTTCCCCGATGCCGCGCACGCGCTGGAAGGACTGTTCGCATGACCACCACCGTGCCGGCCGGACGGCAGCTCACCTTCACCGAGGCGATGGTCGAGGCGCTGGAGTTCGCCTTCGCCGAGGACGACGGCGTCTTCCTGATGGGCGAGGACGTCGGCGTCATGGGCGGGGTGGCGGGCCAGACCCGCGGCCTGCACGCGAGGTACGGCGACGAGCGCATCCTCGACACCCCGATCTCCGAGGCGGCCTTCTTCGGGCTGGCCGCCGGCGCCGCCCAGCGCGGGCTGCGGCCGGTGGTCGAGCTGATGCGGGTCGACTTCGCCGGCGTCGTGATGGACCAGATCTACAACTACATCGCCAAGATCGGCTACTGCACCGGCGGCCGGCGCCGGGTCCCGATGACGATCATGACGCAGGTCGGCAACCCGCTGCGGCAGGGCGCGGTGCACGCTCAGACGCTCTACGGCACCTTCGCGCACATCCCCGGCCTGCGTCTCGTCGCGCCCGCGACCAGCCACGACGCCAAGGGCCTGCTGCGGGCGGCGATCCGCTGCGACGACCCGGTGGTGTTCTTCTTCCACTCCAGCCTGCTGGCCATCCCGTATGGCCTGGGGGTGGAGGAGTGGACCGCGGTGCCGGTGGCCGAGGACGACTACGAGGTCCCGCTCGGCGTCGCGCGCACCATCCGCCCGGGCGACGACGTCACCGTCGTGTCGATGTCGCACACCGTGCACGACTGCCTGCGGGCCGCCAGCCGGCTGGCCGACGACGGCATCTCCTGCGACGTCGTCGACCTGCGCACCATCGTCCCGCTCGACGTCGACCACATCGTCGCCTCGGTGCGGCGCACCGGCCGGCTGCTGGTCGTCGACGAGGACTACGCCTTCGCCGGGCTGAGCGCCCAGATCGTCGCGTCCGTCCTGGAGGCGGGCGTGTCGCTGGCCGTGCCGCCGGCACGGGTCGCCCGGGCGCACGTGCCGATCCCGTACTCGCTGCCGCTCGACGACGCGGTGCGGCCCGGCGTCGCCCGCATCGAGGCCGCCGCCCGCGCGCTGGTGGCCTGACCCCGTCAACCCGAGGAGAGAGATGAGCCTGTCCGGCAAGACCTTCCTGATCACCGGGGGAGCCCGCGGCCAGGGCCGCGCGATCGCCCTGAAGGCGGCGTCGCTCGGCGCGCGGGTCGCCGTCGTCGACGTCTGCCACGACGTCGACACCGTCCCGTACGCGCTGGGCACGAAGGACGACCTCGCCGAGACCAAGCGGCTGGTGGAGGAGCTCGGCTCGTCCTGCCTGACGCTGGCCGGCGACGTCCGCTCGCAGGACGACATGGACCGCGCCGTCGCCGCCACCGTCGAGGAGTTCGGCGCCGTCGACGTGTTCTGCGCCAGCGCCGGCGTGCACAGCTTCGTGCCGTTCTGGGAGATGACCGCGGAGCAGTGGCACACCGTGCTCGACATCAACCTCACCGGTGTCTGGCACGGCGCCCGGGCGGTCGCACCGCGGATGATCGAGCGGTCCAGCGGCGCGATCATCATCACGTCGTCGGTGATGGGCCACGAGACCGGCAAGGACCTCGCCCACTACGCGGCGTCCAAGCACGGCGTGCTCGGGCTGATGAAGAGCATCGCCTACGAGCTGGGCCGCTACGGCATCCGCTGCAACGCCGTCCTGCCCAGCGTCGTGCACACCGCGATGGGCGAGAACCCGGAGACCCGCAAGTGGATCTTCGGCCGCGACGACGCCACCACCCAGGACTACATCGAGGCGACGAAACACTGGCACCTGCTGCCGGGCCGGTCCGGCCTGCCGCCGAGCGCGATCGCCGACGCGATCGTCTGGCTGGCCTCGGACGAGGCCTGCTACATCACCGGCGTCGAGCTGCCGGTGGACGCCGGGCACCTGCAGCTGCAGGGCTTCAACCACGAGGTCGTCGAGCGCGACGGGGAGCCGGTCGGACCATGGTACTGAGCACTGACGGCTGGGTCGTGGTGGTCAGCGGGGCGGCCCGCGGCCAGGGCCTGAGCCACGCGAAGGCGTACGCCGCCGACGGCGCGCACGTCGTCCTGCTGGACGCGCCGTCGGGGCTGGCGACCGTCCCGTACCCCGTCGCCGACGAGGACGACCTCGCCGCGGCGCACGCGGAGGTCGACGCGGCCGGGCCGGGCGCCGTCCTCAGCTACGCCGCCGACGTCCGCGACGCCGGCCGGGTCGCCGAGGTGCTGGCCGACGCCGCCGGCCGCCTCGGCGGCATCGACGTCGCCGTCGCCAACGCGGGGATCTTCAGCTTCGCGCCGTCCACCTGGGAGCTGTCGCCCGAGACGTGGAAGGAGTGCAGCGACACCATCCTCTACGGCTCGTGGACGCTGGCCCGGGCGGCGATCCCGCACATGCTCGGCCGCGCCGGCGCCAACCTCGTGTTCGTCGGGTCGGTGTCGGCGCACAAGGGCATCGCCGCCACCGGCCACTACGTCGCTGCCAAGCACGGTGTCGTCGGGCTGATGAAGACGCTCGCGATCGAGTTGGCCCCGGAGGGCATCAGGTCGAACATGATCTCGCCGACGGCGGCGAACACCACGATGGCCACCAACCCGGCGATGGCCGAGTGCGTCCACTACCAGGAGGGCCGCGGCTCGAACATGTCCAACCTGCTGCCGGTCGGCCTGATCGAGCCGCGCGACGTCACCGACGCCGTGCTCTGGATCAGCTCCGACCACGCCCGCTACGTCACCGGCGAAGTCCTCAAGGTCGACGCCGGCTTCACCGTCCGCTGACGCGCTGGAGGAGCTCGCGCAGCTGGGTGAGGCTCTCGCCGATGACGGGCAGCGGAGGAGCGTCGCGCAGGACGAGGTCGATGTCCTTGACGCCGGAGGCGGTGCCGATGGCGACGACGGCGCCGTCGGCCGGGAGCCGCCGGGCGGCGGCGACGGCCACCGCGGACGAGGCCTCGAGGAACAGGCCCTGGGCGGCGGCGCCGCGCTGCTCGGCGAGGAAGTCGGCCTCGTCGACGGCGACGGCCGAGCCGCCGGAGTCCCAGAGCGCCTGTAGCCCCTGCCAGTTCGCGACGTCGCTGCCGATGGAGAAGGCGGCCGTGCTCACGTAGGGGATCTCGGTGCGCTCCTGCGCCGGGCGGCCGGTCTTCGCCAGCGCCCGCACGTACGCGGCCGACGCGGACGGCTCGGCGGCGACCAGCCGCGGCGCCGCCCGCAGCAGCCCCGCGGCGACGAGCTCCTTGAAGCCGCGGCCGATCCCGGCCAGCAGGTCGGCCCGTGACGTCGGCACCACAACGGCGCCGAGCGAGTCGCCGAGGTCGCGGGCCAGCTCGTACGCCACGCTCTTCAGCCCTTCGACGGCGTGCGGGTGGCCGCCGGCGCCGGGCTCGACGTAGTTGGTGAGCGGGAACCAGCCCAGCTCGTCGACGGCGCGCCGCATGACGTTGTTGCGCGCGACGCTGTCCGGGAACCCGACGACGACGGCGCC containing:
- a CDS encoding ABC transporter permease; the encoded protein is MRLHRLAVSALGCLALVAAWEIGAYVVGGRSANPEIVWPHLSDVLGEALPALAGVDTTGGQQLTGVADPSLSGAARVLGEQALVTTLRVLGGTALGMVAGVALGFLLATAGWFRRTFSPVLQTLRQVPLFALTLLFVIWFGGTTTGIVVFVAFGTGLMMMVATQEAIASVPAVHVTYARTLGATRADVLRTVVAPAIVPQLAATTLVVVGLAWAMVMAAEFLGTQQGLGRLILFFQMFQLTDRMVVVAGVLTVLAVASQLVLTQVLARLTRWVPRENG
- a CDS encoding ABC transporter substrate-binding protein, translated to MISRRTAAFVALAGLSFGALGACGDDSSGDGTTPALDESLTNVGVGAWDGVLGVDLTDADPAVPDVEVRLAQAPFWDHSTEQIGIELGYFTDAGITVTPQPSGTILGMDQIAPQLLAGQIDVGTMVPQIWTSSLDQGVTARVFTSRDIFMGHAFLAAPGTGARSAADFMDDGLDWDDAVVAALEQIVGQTVYVTDEASPRSFREVALEAAGLTTDDFESNVLDDTTMQQLAISGRADFVAPASGPNIVALIAEGWIPLVSTSDIVEHGNAEQLLTVVVNTGLAAEVSWLQANPETALRLASVGYRIIDLKKTDPEAAAGIQIPFINSIAGTSFTMADAETLDQRIDPFYSFEEQTEFFQDESSPFYWSKPIDATVESLRDAGLLTGEHEASDVSWADSTWLTLDSLREQSGELIDELTAAGGLTGQAAEQLARAEEFFAARNYLDAYRFANAAKLNA
- a CDS encoding ABC transporter permease produces the protein MSIVVSVTRRAGGRLAGLAGALLLLALWAWLSTRTVPTRLPGPDAVLRVMAESLTSSPVIAAQGGGSGGFLPHIWATLWHTVVAVAAGALLGCALGWALATVQGVRWLLQPPLEILRLVPSLVAVPFFVLWFGIGPVPQFALIVGYTVLVMQVAAYTAVRDFPPHVRDYARTMGAGRWAVARTVLLPGALPGLLGSVRVTLQLAWGLAVVAELLGAQVGVGRVMSSAARLFRTDYVMAGLVWISVIAMVTDAVFRWAIRRTTAWSRD
- a CDS encoding thiamine pyrophosphate-dependent dehydrogenase E1 component subunit alpha; translated protein: MTIDDDRRRGVLATMIAARAFEDGLGAEFAKQRAHAKGAFGGRNGAFEDHSLEFRIPIQGNIELSTGQEAGPAALCSWLTADDYAAGTHRSHSLAVAKGVAWRPMLAEIYGRATGLCGGRGGDFMLNDPAVNFENSAIMAQLTAVALGHAFAHRRGGTGGVAAAVIGDGASNQGVVHESMNLAALWRLPVLFVIEDNGYAISTPRRRSSPVGDLSVRASAYGMPGASVDDSDVDALIETFGTAVARARAGDGPSLVVVRTHRLRGAFEGDNQSYRPAGELDDETAADGLPAYAARLLAAGVVTEEWLDETRAAAAAAFDDALRFAESSPFPDAAHALEGLFA
- a CDS encoding alpha-ketoacid dehydrogenase subunit beta, which codes for MTTTVPAGRQLTFTEAMVEALEFAFAEDDGVFLMGEDVGVMGGVAGQTRGLHARYGDERILDTPISEAAFFGLAAGAAQRGLRPVVELMRVDFAGVVMDQIYNYIAKIGYCTGGRRRVPMTIMTQVGNPLRQGAVHAQTLYGTFAHIPGLRLVAPATSHDAKGLLRAAIRCDDPVVFFFHSSLLAIPYGLGVEEWTAVPVAEDDYEVPLGVARTIRPGDDVTVVSMSHTVHDCLRAASRLADDGISCDVVDLRTIVPLDVDHIVASVRRTGRLLVVDEDYAFAGLSAQIVASVLEAGVSLAVPPARVARAHVPIPYSLPLDDAVRPGVARIEAAARALVA
- a CDS encoding mycofactocin-coupled SDR family oxidoreductase — protein: MSLSGKTFLITGGARGQGRAIALKAASLGARVAVVDVCHDVDTVPYALGTKDDLAETKRLVEELGSSCLTLAGDVRSQDDMDRAVAATVEEFGAVDVFCASAGVHSFVPFWEMTAEQWHTVLDINLTGVWHGARAVAPRMIERSSGAIIITSSVMGHETGKDLAHYAASKHGVLGLMKSIAYELGRYGIRCNAVLPSVVHTAMGENPETRKWIFGRDDATTQDYIEATKHWHLLPGRSGLPPSAIADAIVWLASDEACYITGVELPVDAGHLQLQGFNHEVVERDGEPVGPWY
- a CDS encoding SDR family oxidoreductase — protein: MVLSTDGWVVVVSGAARGQGLSHAKAYAADGAHVVLLDAPSGLATVPYPVADEDDLAAAHAEVDAAGPGAVLSYAADVRDAGRVAEVLADAAGRLGGIDVAVANAGIFSFAPSTWELSPETWKECSDTILYGSWTLARAAIPHMLGRAGANLVFVGSVSAHKGIAATGHYVAAKHGVVGLMKTLAIELAPEGIRSNMISPTAANTTMATNPAMAECVHYQEGRGSNMSNLLPVGLIEPRDVTDAVLWISSDHARYVTGEVLKVDAGFTVR
- a CDS encoding threonine synthase: MTDQTLRCPRCGRDGTGTAGCPACRADGVAVNLELPLADLRGRDLASYPGGPWGWPGTVPLPPDADPVALGEGNTPNVRLEDPAGVWVKNEGANPTHTHKDRYMAAAVATARAGGSTTVIAASSGNAGASAAAYAARAGLRCIVVTTSSLPPVIHAQILAAGAVVVGFPDSVARNNVMRRAVDELGWFPLTNYVEPGAGGHPHAVEGLKSVAYELARDLGDSLGAVVVPTSRADLLAGIGRGFKELVAAGLLRAAPRLVAAEPSASAAYVRALAKTGRPAQERTEIPYVSTAAFSIGSDVANWQGLQALWDSGGSAVAVDEADFLAEQRGAAAQGLFLEASSAVAVAAARRLPADGAVVAIGTASGVKDIDLVLRDAPPLPVIGESLTQLRELLQRVSGR